GAGGATCCCGAGGCTGCACTGCAGGCCTATGAGGACGAACGCCTCACCGTGGTCAACCGCATCGTCATGGCCAACCGTGGTGAGGGGTACGAAGTCATCCGCCGCATGGTGGCCGAGCGCACCGACGGCGAACCGTTCGCCAACGTGGAGGAAGTGCTGCCGCTCGCAGAAGCCGACGCCATCTTCAGCAAGTATCACGCTCTGGTCGGCCAGCCTCGTCCCGGCCATGAGGCGGGAGAGACCACCGGCTTCCGGTCTGCGGACGCGCTGGTCGGGTGACCGATGAATCTTGGCATCTCCGGTCGCGTGGCGTTCGTCGCCGCGTCGGCCCAGGGGCTGGGCTACGCGTGTGCTCGTTCCTTGGCCCGCGAGGGCGTCGCGGTCATTCTCAACGGCCGGGACGCCGAACGGGCAGCCGCCTCCGCGAGCCGCTTGCGCTCGGACATCCCTGGTGCACAAGTCGATTCGGTGGGCGCTGACCTGACGACGACCGATGGCCGATCCACCATCGTGGGCGCTTACCCAAACGTCGACATCCTGGTGACCAACAACGCCGGGCCGCCACCAGGTGAGCTAGCCGATTGGGACGAGACGGCGTTGATTGCCGCCTTGCGGGCCAACGCCGTACCCGCCGTCGACCTGATGCGCGCCTACATCCCAGGTATGCGCGCACGTCGCTTCGGTCGGATCGTGAACATCACTTCGGCCATGGTGAAGAGTCCCGCTGCAGACATGGGGCTGTCCACGTCGGCGCGCGCCGCCCTCACCGCCATCAGCAAGTCGGTGAGCAAGGAGGTCGCCAAGGACAACGTGACGGTCAACAACCTGCTGCCGGAACGCATCGACACACCACGTCAGGAGTTCATGGCCCAGCGACGGATGGAGCGCGAGGGGATCGATCGCGACGAGGCCTACCGCCAGATCGCCTCCACCATCGCGGCACAACGGCTTGGCACACCGGATGAGTTCGGCGACGCGTGCGCCTTCCTCTGCAGCGCCCAGGCAGGTTACATCTCCGGCCAAAACCTGCAACTAGACGGCGGCTCTTACGAAGGCTTGATATGACACGGGTGCAGTACGCCGATGAGCAGGTCCGGGACGAGATCCTCGCCGTCGAGGAGCGGCGGCGAAAGGCGTTGATGAGCAACGACATCGCCGCGTTGGATGACCTCTACGACGACAGCCTCGTGCACATCCACGCGCCCGGCCTCATCCACAACAAGGCACAACTGATGGAACACGTAGCCACCAACCAGGCGTACCTCGACATGCATCGGGGCCCGCTCACGATCCGCGTCGTCGGCGACGTCGCCGTCGTGACCGGACGACTGGTCAACCGGCTGCGTACCAAGGAGGGCGGCGAACGCAGTCTCGGTGGCCCGGTCACCCAGGTGCTGCGCCGCTGCCATGACGGAGCCTGGAGATTCCTCAGCTTCCAGATGACCCCTGACGGCGAACGCGAATGGCCAGCCCTGGCCTCGGAGCGTGCCGACGACGAGAACCCCGCGAAGGAATCCGCATGAAGATAGCCCGTTTCCACCTGCCTTCGGACGAGCGCAGCCGCCTTGGCCGCGTCGACGGCGACCACATCACCGATCTGTCCGCAGTCCCCGGTGTCGGATCCTCGCTGCGCGAGATCCTTCCTCACCTGCCCGACCTCAAGGTTGCGATCGAGGCAGCGGAGGGCACGACGTACCCGCTGAACGACGTGACGCTCGAGCCGCCGATCGACTCACCGCAGAAGTATCTCGGTATCGGGATGAACTACCGCGAGCACGCCGAGGAAGCCCGCCAGGCCGGGATACCGATCCCGACCAGTCAGATGTGGTTCAACAAGCAGGTTTCCTGCATCGTCGGCCCGTACGACGGAATCGAGAAGCCCTCCCTCTCCGACGAACTCGACTATGAGATCGAACTCGGCGTCGTGATCGGCCAGCAGTGTAAGAACGTCTCCGTTGAGGACGCCCGCTCGGTGATCGCCGGCTACCTGGTCGCCAACGATGTCTCCGTGCGGGATTGGCTGCAAAAGAAGAGCCCCACCTTCACCCTGGGCAAATCCTTCGACACCCACGGCCCCATCGGCCCGTGGCTGACCACCGACGACGAGATCGACGATCCGCTGGCGTTGCACATGAGGCTCACCGTTAACGGCGAGGTCCGCCAGGACTTCACCACCGGCGACATGATCTACGACATCTACGAGCAGATCGCCTACCTCACCCAGGTGATGACGCTCATGCCGGGCGACATTCTCGCGACAGGGACGCCGGCCGGTATCGGGGCGCCCACCGGTCGCTTCCTCAAGGTCGGCGACGTCGTCCGTGGCGAGATAGAGCACCTGGGCGCCATCGAGAACGTCGTCGTCGAGGGGGCCTGACACCATGGGTCGGCGGGTCAGCATCGAGATCCCCGGATTCAGCCACGCCAATCCGATCCCGGCGGCGAGCCGGATCGGGCCGTTCCTCGCTACGGGCGCTCTGACCGGCCGCGATCCGATGACCGGAGACCTGCCGTCGGATCTGGCTGCGCAGTGCCACAACGTCTTTCGGCACATTCAAGCGGTCCTCAGCGCCGCCGGCGGCAGCCCTGACGACATCCTGAAGGTGACCGTCCACCTGTCGGACTATCGCGACCGGGACGCCCTGAACCGGGAGTGGCTGGCCATGTTCGCCGACCCGGACAGCCGCCCCGCGCGCCAAGTCCTGGCCGCGACCCTCGACGGCGGCTGCCTGATCCAGTGCGACCTGCTTGCCGTCCTCGACAGCGACGGAACGTGACCGCCCGGACGCCGCATCTGACCGAACAGTCCGCGGCACAGCTTGTTTCATCGCGGAGCGTCATGCTCGTGCTGGCGGTGCTGACCGCGTTGTCACCGTTGTCGATGGACATCTACGCGCCGTCGATGCCGCAGATGCAGCAGGACCTCAACGCTCCGGCGTGGCTGATCCAGGCCAGCATCACCGGGTGTCTGCTGGGTATCGCTGTCGGACAGCTGTTCTGGGGTCCGGTCAGCGACCGGCACGGGCGACGACCGGTGATCGTCATCGGGATGGTGGGGTGGACGCTCGCCTCTGGCGTGAGCATCTTCGCGGTGTC
The window above is part of the Branchiibius hedensis genome. Proteins encoded here:
- a CDS encoding fumarylacetoacetate hydrolase family protein; translated protein: MKIARFHLPSDERSRLGRVDGDHITDLSAVPGVGSSLREILPHLPDLKVAIEAAEGTTYPLNDVTLEPPIDSPQKYLGIGMNYREHAEEARQAGIPIPTSQMWFNKQVSCIVGPYDGIEKPSLSDELDYEIELGVVIGQQCKNVSVEDARSVIAGYLVANDVSVRDWLQKKSPTFTLGKSFDTHGPIGPWLTTDDEIDDPLALHMRLTVNGEVRQDFTTGDMIYDIYEQIAYLTQVMTLMPGDILATGTPAGIGAPTGRFLKVGDVVRGEIEHLGAIENVVVEGA
- a CDS encoding RidA family protein, with translation MGRRVSIEIPGFSHANPIPAASRIGPFLATGALTGRDPMTGDLPSDLAAQCHNVFRHIQAVLSAAGGSPDDILKVTVHLSDYRDRDALNREWLAMFADPDSRPARQVLAATLDGGCLIQCDLLAVLDSDGT
- a CDS encoding nuclear transport factor 2 family protein, translating into MTRVQYADEQVRDEILAVEERRRKALMSNDIAALDDLYDDSLVHIHAPGLIHNKAQLMEHVATNQAYLDMHRGPLTIRVVGDVAVVTGRLVNRLRTKEGGERSLGGPVTQVLRRCHDGAWRFLSFQMTPDGEREWPALASERADDENPAKESA
- a CDS encoding SDR family oxidoreductase, which produces MNLGISGRVAFVAASAQGLGYACARSLAREGVAVILNGRDAERAAASASRLRSDIPGAQVDSVGADLTTTDGRSTIVGAYPNVDILVTNNAGPPPGELADWDETALIAALRANAVPAVDLMRAYIPGMRARRFGRIVNITSAMVKSPAADMGLSTSARAALTAISKSVSKEVAKDNVTVNNLLPERIDTPRQEFMAQRRMEREGIDRDEAYRQIASTIAAQRLGTPDEFGDACAFLCSAQAGYISGQNLQLDGGSYEGLI